A window from Onychostoma macrolepis isolate SWU-2019 chromosome 07, ASM1243209v1, whole genome shotgun sequence encodes these proteins:
- the sod3a gene encoding extracellular superoxide dismutase isoform X2, protein MALNGNMEKIILKFPLILLALHIQNGEFSDSPVLVIVEAPKPEVVDFNNTIYTTCQVTPVPNLPPSQPQIFGQVLFKQVFPNGTLEVKINLRGLPADDQQVRAIHIHQYGDLSQGCVTAGPHYNPRAVDHPGHPGDLGNFVSEQGVIRQFLKLPEAKLFGGQSVLGRALVVHEKEDDLGMGSDEESKRSGNAGKRIAGCVIGITTPNLWQKTEGLPGEEVEEGNESKR, encoded by the exons ATG GCTTTAAACGGCAACATGgagaaaatcatcttaaaaTTCCCTCTGATATTGCTGGCGCTGCATATACAAAATGGAGAGTTTTCTGACAGCCCTGTTCTTGTGATCGTCGAAGCTCCAAAGCCAGAAGTCGTGGACTTCAACAACACAATCTACACTACTTGTCAAGTGACTCCCGTCCCTAATTTACCACCCAGCCAGCCACAGATCTTTGGGCAGGTGCTCTTCAAGCAGGTCTTTCCCAATGGAACCCTAGAAGTGAAAATCAACCTCCGTGGTTTGCCTGCTGACGATCAGCAAGTGCGCGCCATCCACATCCATCAGTATGGAGACCTCAGTCAGGGATGTGTCACTGCTGGTCCTCATTACAATCCGCGGGCGGTTGACCATCCCGGTCATCCCGGGGACCTGGGCAATTTTGTTTCCGAGCAAGGAGTTATAAGGCAGTTCCTGAAGCTCCCAGAGGCCAAGCTGTTTGGGGGCCAGTCCGTTCTGGGACGTGCGTTGGTGGTTCATGAGAAGGAGGACGATCTGGGAATGGGGTCAGATGAGGAGAGCAAACGCAGTGGGAATGCTGGGAAGAGAATCGCTGGCTGTGTGATTGGCATTACTACTCCAAATCTGTGGCAGAAGACTGAAGGGCTCCCTGGGGAAGAGGTGGAGGAGGGAAACGAGAGTAAAAGATGA
- the ccdc149a gene encoding coiled-coil domain-containing protein 149-A isoform X1, giving the protein MTSSKRSESDWQGLVNEFLICKRKLESKKDGLLILSKELDSCQQERDQYKLMANQLRETHQSLKKKYRELIDGDSSLPPEKRKQVSLSQLLMDSRERNKQLAEEIKELTQRLTETQGDNKLLRMTITKQRLGDDEVGVRHFPAHEREDLVRQLEKAALHRDELEHSLKTLSDELQDIKAERTVFKEKAERLNLELNHILGGQEKRIIDVDTLCMENKYLQERFKQVQEEVGLLKSNIQKYKTALDRRRNPEIGGKSKSSALSGVLSPKQVQGLLSEDNRCSLPATPQSIADLKSLATALLETIHEKNIIIQHQRQTNRILGNRVSDLERKLKTLEISGLWSLPGGTDAIALSAAPLSSIDRPQRTTNPRPAADDRTGRGGPSPWEQDTAGRDMWPGPDGGGEEADAPVTPDIGEESVLCGTDIGRQTNGQVRAEVKEGPVEKHTGVCTKTRSARETEGSPAVEEGQVLAEDPAQIASVTLDQTAWEKADFHASVGLKRACSEDIPEGSSIKKEPVEQSDSVLL; this is encoded by the exons ATGACCTCGTCCAAACGAAGTGAAAGTGACTGGCAAGGTTTAGTGAACGAG TTCTTGATATGCAAACGTAAGCTGGAGAGCAAGAAGGATGGCCTCCTCATTCTGTCCAAAGAGCTGGACAGCTGTCAGCAGGAGAGAGACCAGTACAAGCTGATGGCCAACCAGCTGCGAGAGACTCACCAGAGCTTGAAGAAGAAATACAGGGAACTGATT GATGGTGACTCTTCACTTCCCCCAGAAAAACGTAAACAG gtcaGTCTGTCTCAGTTGTTGATGGATTCGAGGGAGAGAAACAAGCAGCTTGCTGAAGAGATAAAGGAACTGACTCAGAGACTCACTGAGACACAGGGAGACAATAAG CTGTTAAGAATGACCATCACCAAACAGAGGCTTGGGGACGATGAAGTCGGGGTCAGACATTTCCCTGCTCATGAGCGCGAGGATCTGGTCAGGCAGCTGGAGAAAGCAGCACTGCAT agaGATGAACTTGAACACAGTCTGAAGACGCTGAGCGATGAACTGCAGGATATAAAGGCAGAGAGGACCGTGTTCAAGGAGAAGGCCGAGCGTCTCAACCTCGAGCTGAACCACATCTTGGGCGGCCAGGAGAAACGCATCATTGACGTGGACACGCTCTGCATGGAGAACAA GTACTTGCAAGAGAGATTCAAACAAGTTCAAGAGGAGGTCGGTCTGTTGAAGAGTAACATACAGAAATATAAG ACCGCTCTGGATCGCAGAAGAAACCCTGAGATCGGTGGCAAGTCTAAAAGCAGCGCTCTTTCTGGAGTCCTGTCTCCTAAACAAG TGCAGGGTTTGTTGTCCGAGGACAATAGGTGCAGTTTACCGGCCACACCTCAGTCCATCGCAGACCTGAAGTCTCTAGCCACAGCCTTACTGGAGACCATTCATGAGAAGAACATAATCATTCAACACCAAAGACAGACCAACAG AATTCTGGGAAACCGAGTTTCTGATTTGGAGAGAAAGTTAAAGACTCTGGAAATTTCTGGGCTTTGGAGTCTCCCAG GAGGCACAGATGCCATCGCTCTGAGCGccgctcctctgtcctccatcGACCGTCCACAGAGAACCACTAACCCACGGCCCGCTGCAG ATGACAGGACAGGAAGAGGAGGGCCGTCGCCGTGGGAGCAGGACACAGCTGGCCGTGACATGTGGCCCGGTCCAGATGGAGGCGGAGAGGAGGCGGACGCACCTGTCACCCCTGACATCGGGGAGGAGAGCGTCTTGTGCGGGACAGACATTGGGAGGCAGACTAATGGGCAGGTCAGGGCCGAGGTGAAGGAGGGTCCTGTGGAAAAACACACGGGCGTTTGCACAAAAACACGTTCCGCTCGGGAAACGGAGGGAAGCCCGGCTGTGGAAGAGGGCCAGGTTTTGGCGGAGGATCCTGCACAGATAGCTTCAGTTACTCTTGACCAAACCGCCTGGGAAAAGGCAGACTTTCACGCCTCTGTGGGACTGAAGAGAGCTTGCTCTGAAGATATTCCTGAAGGTTCCTCCATTAAGAAGGAGCCTGTTGAGCAAAGTGACTCTGTTTTGTTATAG
- the sod3a gene encoding extracellular superoxide dismutase isoform X1, which yields MQALNGNMEKIILKFPLILLALHIQNGEFSDSPVLVIVEAPKPEVVDFNNTIYTTCQVTPVPNLPPSQPQIFGQVLFKQVFPNGTLEVKINLRGLPADDQQVRAIHIHQYGDLSQGCVTAGPHYNPRAVDHPGHPGDLGNFVSEQGVIRQFLKLPEAKLFGGQSVLGRALVVHEKEDDLGMGSDEESKRSGNAGKRIAGCVIGITTPNLWQKTEGLPGEEVEEGNESKR from the coding sequence GCTTTAAACGGCAACATGgagaaaatcatcttaaaaTTCCCTCTGATATTGCTGGCGCTGCATATACAAAATGGAGAGTTTTCTGACAGCCCTGTTCTTGTGATCGTCGAAGCTCCAAAGCCAGAAGTCGTGGACTTCAACAACACAATCTACACTACTTGTCAAGTGACTCCCGTCCCTAATTTACCACCCAGCCAGCCACAGATCTTTGGGCAGGTGCTCTTCAAGCAGGTCTTTCCCAATGGAACCCTAGAAGTGAAAATCAACCTCCGTGGTTTGCCTGCTGACGATCAGCAAGTGCGCGCCATCCACATCCATCAGTATGGAGACCTCAGTCAGGGATGTGTCACTGCTGGTCCTCATTACAATCCGCGGGCGGTTGACCATCCCGGTCATCCCGGGGACCTGGGCAATTTTGTTTCCGAGCAAGGAGTTATAAGGCAGTTCCTGAAGCTCCCAGAGGCCAAGCTGTTTGGGGGCCAGTCCGTTCTGGGACGTGCGTTGGTGGTTCATGAGAAGGAGGACGATCTGGGAATGGGGTCAGATGAGGAGAGCAAACGCAGTGGGAATGCTGGGAAGAGAATCGCTGGCTGTGTGATTGGCATTACTACTCCAAATCTGTGGCAGAAGACTGAAGGGCTCCCTGGGGAAGAGGTGGAGGAGGGAAACGAGAGTAAAAGATGA
- the ccdc149a gene encoding coiled-coil domain-containing protein 149-A isoform X2, whose amino-acid sequence MTSSKRSESDWQGLVNEFLICKRKLESKKDGLLILSKELDSCQQERDQYKLMANQLRETHQSLKKKYRELIDGDSSLPPEKRKQVSLSQLLMDSRERNKQLAEEIKELTQRLTETQGDNKLLRMTITKQRLGDDEVGVRHFPAHEREDLVRQLEKAALHRDELEHSLKTLSDELQDIKAERTVFKEKAERLNLELNHILGGQEKRIIDVDTLCMENKYLQERFKQVQEEVGLLKSNIQKYKTALDRRRNPEIGGKSKSSALSGVLSPKQVQGLLSEDNRCSLPATPQSIADLKSLATALLETIHEKNIIIQHQRQTNRILGNRVSDLERKLKTLEISGLWSLPDDRTGRGGPSPWEQDTAGRDMWPGPDGGGEEADAPVTPDIGEESVLCGTDIGRQTNGQVRAEVKEGPVEKHTGVCTKTRSARETEGSPAVEEGQVLAEDPAQIASVTLDQTAWEKADFHASVGLKRACSEDIPEGSSIKKEPVEQSDSVLL is encoded by the exons ATGACCTCGTCCAAACGAAGTGAAAGTGACTGGCAAGGTTTAGTGAACGAG TTCTTGATATGCAAACGTAAGCTGGAGAGCAAGAAGGATGGCCTCCTCATTCTGTCCAAAGAGCTGGACAGCTGTCAGCAGGAGAGAGACCAGTACAAGCTGATGGCCAACCAGCTGCGAGAGACTCACCAGAGCTTGAAGAAGAAATACAGGGAACTGATT GATGGTGACTCTTCACTTCCCCCAGAAAAACGTAAACAG gtcaGTCTGTCTCAGTTGTTGATGGATTCGAGGGAGAGAAACAAGCAGCTTGCTGAAGAGATAAAGGAACTGACTCAGAGACTCACTGAGACACAGGGAGACAATAAG CTGTTAAGAATGACCATCACCAAACAGAGGCTTGGGGACGATGAAGTCGGGGTCAGACATTTCCCTGCTCATGAGCGCGAGGATCTGGTCAGGCAGCTGGAGAAAGCAGCACTGCAT agaGATGAACTTGAACACAGTCTGAAGACGCTGAGCGATGAACTGCAGGATATAAAGGCAGAGAGGACCGTGTTCAAGGAGAAGGCCGAGCGTCTCAACCTCGAGCTGAACCACATCTTGGGCGGCCAGGAGAAACGCATCATTGACGTGGACACGCTCTGCATGGAGAACAA GTACTTGCAAGAGAGATTCAAACAAGTTCAAGAGGAGGTCGGTCTGTTGAAGAGTAACATACAGAAATATAAG ACCGCTCTGGATCGCAGAAGAAACCCTGAGATCGGTGGCAAGTCTAAAAGCAGCGCTCTTTCTGGAGTCCTGTCTCCTAAACAAG TGCAGGGTTTGTTGTCCGAGGACAATAGGTGCAGTTTACCGGCCACACCTCAGTCCATCGCAGACCTGAAGTCTCTAGCCACAGCCTTACTGGAGACCATTCATGAGAAGAACATAATCATTCAACACCAAAGACAGACCAACAG AATTCTGGGAAACCGAGTTTCTGATTTGGAGAGAAAGTTAAAGACTCTGGAAATTTCTGGGCTTTGGAGTCTCCCAG ATGACAGGACAGGAAGAGGAGGGCCGTCGCCGTGGGAGCAGGACACAGCTGGCCGTGACATGTGGCCCGGTCCAGATGGAGGCGGAGAGGAGGCGGACGCACCTGTCACCCCTGACATCGGGGAGGAGAGCGTCTTGTGCGGGACAGACATTGGGAGGCAGACTAATGGGCAGGTCAGGGCCGAGGTGAAGGAGGGTCCTGTGGAAAAACACACGGGCGTTTGCACAAAAACACGTTCCGCTCGGGAAACGGAGGGAAGCCCGGCTGTGGAAGAGGGCCAGGTTTTGGCGGAGGATCCTGCACAGATAGCTTCAGTTACTCTTGACCAAACCGCCTGGGAAAAGGCAGACTTTCACGCCTCTGTGGGACTGAAGAGAGCTTGCTCTGAAGATATTCCTGAAGGTTCCTCCATTAAGAAGGAGCCTGTTGAGCAAAGTGACTCTGTTTTGTTATAG